A stretch of the Enterobacter mori genome encodes the following:
- a CDS encoding RcnB family protein: MSLRRFSTTVLAVVLSLTFATAPVMANPGNGNGGGHGNGGGQGDGGNHGNGNSGDHGNKQNSGKDNPGKSDKSFKNSKDVGNDVYARVSFDHARHLALNYGLTGYDSLPPGIAKNLARGKPLPPGIAKKTVPASMLGQLPSYPGYEWRVVGDDLVLIALSTAIVTSVINGVFK, encoded by the coding sequence ATGTCACTACGTCGTTTTTCCACTACTGTGCTTGCCGTAGTGTTGTCTTTAACGTTTGCAACTGCTCCGGTCATGGCTAATCCTGGCAACGGGAACGGCGGTGGTCACGGAAACGGTGGCGGACAAGGTGATGGCGGCAATCATGGCAACGGGAATTCTGGTGACCATGGTAATAAGCAAAATAGCGGTAAGGATAATCCAGGAAAATCGGATAAGAGCTTCAAAAACAGCAAAGATGTCGGTAATGATGTCTACGCTCGCGTGAGCTTCGATCATGCCCGCCATCTGGCACTGAACTACGGCTTAACGGGCTATGATTCTCTGCCTCCAGGGATTGCAAAAAACCTGGCGCGCGGTAAACCGCTGCCTCCGGGTATTGCGAAGAAAACCGTTCCAGCGTCTATGCTGGGTCAACTTCCTTCTTATCCGGGCTATGAATGGCGGGTGGTGGGGGATGACCTGGTCTTAATCGCATTGAGTACTGCGATTGTGACCTCCGTTATTAACGGCGTCTTCAAATAG
- the pflA gene encoding pyruvate formate lyase 1-activating protein: MSIIGRIHSFESCGTVDGPGIRFITFFQGCLMRCLYCHNRDTWDTHGGKEVTVEDLMKEVVTYRHFMNASGGGVTASGGEAILQAEFVRDWFRACRKEGIHTCLDTNGFVRRYDPVIDELLEVTDLVMLDLKQMNDEIHQNLVGVSNHRTLEFAKYIADKGIKTWIRYVVVPGWSDDDDSAHRLGEFTRDMGNVEKIELLPYHELGKHKWVAMGEEYKLDGVKPPKKETMERVKGILEQYGHKVMY; encoded by the coding sequence ATGTCAATTATTGGTCGCATTCACTCCTTTGAATCCTGTGGCACCGTCGATGGCCCGGGTATCCGCTTTATCACCTTTTTCCAGGGCTGCCTGATGCGCTGCCTCTACTGCCATAACCGTGACACCTGGGATACCCACGGCGGTAAAGAAGTGACCGTTGAAGATCTGATGAAAGAGGTGGTGACCTACCGCCACTTTATGAACGCGTCCGGCGGCGGCGTGACGGCGTCCGGCGGTGAAGCCATTCTGCAGGCTGAATTTGTCCGGGACTGGTTCCGTGCCTGCCGCAAGGAAGGCATCCATACCTGTCTCGACACTAATGGCTTTGTACGCCGCTACGATCCGGTTATTGATGAACTGCTCGAAGTGACCGATCTGGTCATGCTCGATCTCAAACAGATGAATGATGAGATCCACCAGAACCTGGTTGGCGTCTCCAACCATCGCACGCTGGAATTTGCCAAATACATTGCCGATAAAGGCATCAAAACCTGGATCCGCTACGTGGTAGTGCCGGGTTGGTCAGATGATGATGATTCTGCGCACCGCCTGGGGGAATTCACCCGCGATATGGGCAACGTCGAGAAAATTGAGCTTCTGCCCTATCACGAACTCGGTAAACATAAGTGGGTGGCGATGGGCGAAGAATATAAGCTTGATGGCGTGAAGCCGCCGAAAAAAGAGACCATGGAACGCGTCAAAGGTATTCTTGAACAGTACGGCCACAAGGTGATGTATTAA
- the pflB gene encoding formate C-acetyltransferase: protein MSELNEKLATAWEGFAKGDWQNEVNVRDFIQKNYTPYEGDESFLAGATDATTKLWDSVMEGVKLENRTHAPVDFDTSVASTITSHDAGYINKALEKIVGLQTEAPLKRAIIPFGGIKMVEGSCKAYNRELDPMLKKIFTEYRKTHNQGVFDVYTKDILNCRKSGVLTGLPDAYGRGRIIGDYRRVALYGIDFLLKDKYAQFVSLQSDLENGVNLEATIRLREEIAEQHRALGQIKEMAAKYGCDISGPATNAQEAIQWTYFGYLAAVKSQNGAAMSFGRVSTFLDAYIERDIKAGKITEQDAQEMIDHLVMKLRMVRFLRTPEYDELFSGDPIWATESIGGMGVDGRTLVTKNSFRFLNTLYTMGPSPEPNITVLWSEKLPLNFKKFAAKVSIDTSSLQYENDDLMRPDFNNDDYAIACCVSPMVVGKQMQFFGARANLAKTMLYAINGGVDEKLKMQVGPKSEPIKGDVLNFDEVMDRMDHFMDWLAKQYVTALNVIHYMHDKYSYEASLMALHDRDVVRTMACGIAGLSVAADSLSAIKYAKVKPIRDEDGLAVDFEIEGEYPQFGNNDSRVDDMAVDLVERFMKKIQKLTTYRNAIPTQSVLTITSNVVYGKKTGNTPDGRRAGAPFGPGANPMHGRDQKGAVASLTSVAKLPFAYAKDGISYTFSIVPNALGKDDEVRKTNLAGLMDGYFHHEASIEGGQHLNVNVMNREMLLDAMEHPEKYPQLTIRVSGYAVRFNSLTKEQQQDVITRTFTQSI from the coding sequence ATGTCCGAGCTTAATGAAAAGTTAGCCACAGCCTGGGAAGGTTTTGCGAAAGGTGACTGGCAGAATGAAGTAAACGTACGTGACTTCATTCAGAAAAACTATACCCCGTATGAAGGTGACGAATCCTTCCTGGCTGGCGCAACTGACGCGACCACCAAGCTGTGGGACAGCGTAATGGAAGGCGTTAAACTGGAAAACCGCACTCACGCGCCAGTTGATTTTGACACCTCCGTTGCTTCCACCATCACTTCTCACGATGCTGGCTACATCAACAAAGCCCTTGAGAAAATCGTTGGTCTGCAGACTGAAGCACCACTGAAACGCGCAATCATCCCGTTCGGTGGCATCAAAATGGTTGAAGGTTCCTGCAAAGCGTATAACCGCGAGCTGGACCCAATGCTGAAAAAAATCTTCACCGAATACCGCAAAACCCACAACCAGGGTGTATTCGATGTTTACACCAAAGACATTCTGAACTGCCGTAAATCTGGCGTTCTGACCGGTCTGCCAGATGCGTATGGCCGTGGCCGTATCATCGGTGACTACCGTCGCGTTGCGCTGTACGGTATCGACTTCCTGCTGAAAGACAAATACGCACAGTTCGTTTCCCTGCAGTCTGACCTGGAAAACGGCGTAAACCTGGAAGCGACTATCCGTCTGCGCGAAGAAATCGCTGAACAGCACCGCGCACTGGGCCAGATCAAAGAGATGGCTGCTAAATATGGCTGCGATATCTCTGGTCCTGCTACCAACGCTCAGGAAGCTATCCAGTGGACCTACTTCGGCTACCTGGCCGCGGTTAAGTCTCAGAACGGTGCAGCAATGTCCTTCGGTCGCGTATCCACCTTCCTGGATGCGTACATCGAACGTGATATCAAAGCAGGCAAAATCACCGAGCAAGACGCTCAGGAAATGATTGACCATCTGGTCATGAAACTGCGTATGGTTCGCTTCCTGCGTACCCCTGAATACGATGAGCTGTTCTCCGGTGACCCAATCTGGGCAACAGAATCAATCGGCGGTATGGGCGTTGACGGCCGTACTCTGGTAACCAAAAACAGCTTCCGCTTCCTGAATACCCTGTACACCATGGGTCCTTCTCCGGAGCCGAACATCACCGTTCTGTGGTCTGAAAAACTGCCTCTGAACTTCAAGAAATTCGCCGCTAAAGTGTCCATCGACACTTCTTCTCTGCAGTACGAGAACGATGACCTGATGCGTCCGGACTTCAACAACGACGATTACGCTATCGCTTGCTGCGTAAGCCCAATGGTTGTTGGTAAACAAATGCAGTTCTTCGGTGCGCGTGCAAACCTGGCGAAAACCATGCTGTACGCAATCAACGGCGGCGTTGATGAAAAACTGAAAATGCAGGTTGGTCCTAAGTCTGAGCCGATCAAAGGCGACGTTCTGAACTTCGACGAAGTGATGGACCGCATGGATCACTTCATGGACTGGCTGGCTAAACAGTACGTCACTGCACTGAACGTTATCCACTACATGCACGACAAGTACAGCTACGAAGCCTCTCTGATGGCGCTGCACGACCGTGACGTTGTCCGCACTATGGCGTGTGGTATCGCTGGTCTGTCCGTTGCTGCTGACTCCCTGTCTGCAATCAAATATGCGAAAGTTAAACCAATTCGTGACGAAGACGGCCTGGCTGTAGACTTCGAAATCGAAGGTGAATACCCGCAGTTTGGTAACAACGACTCTCGCGTTGATGACATGGCGGTTGACCTGGTAGAACGTTTCATGAAGAAAATTCAGAAACTGACCACTTACCGTAACGCTATCCCGACTCAGTCTGTTCTGACCATCACCTCTAACGTTGTGTATGGTAAGAAAACCGGTAACACCCCAGATGGTCGTCGTGCTGGCGCGCCATTCGGCCCAGGTGCTAACCCAATGCACGGTCGTGACCAGAAAGGTGCTGTTGCCTCTCTGACCTCCGTTGCTAAACTGCCGTTTGCTTACGCGAAAGATGGTATTTCTTACACCTTCTCTATCGTGCCAAACGCGCTGGGTAAAGACGACGAAGTGCGTAAAACTAACCTCGCGGGTCTGATGGATGGTTACTTCCACCACGAAGCGTCCATCGAAGGTGGTCAGCACCTGAACGTGAACGTGATGAACCGTGAAATGCTGCTCGACGCGATGGAACACCCTGAGAAATATCCTCAGCTGACCATCCGCGTATCTGGCTACGCAGTACGTTTTAACTCCCTGACTAAAGAACAGCAGCAGGACGTTATCACCCGTACTTTCACTCAGTCCATTTAA
- the focA gene encoding formate transporter FocA, whose product MKADNPFDLLLPAAMAKVAEEAGVYKATKHPMKTFYLAITAGVFISIAFVFYITATTGTAGMPFGMAKLIGGICFSLGLILCVICGADLFTSTVLIVVAKASGRITWGQLARNWLNVYVGNLIGCLLFVLLMWLSGEYMTANGGWGLNVLQTADHKMHHTFIEAVALGILANLMVCLAVWMSYSGRSLMDKAMIMVLPVAMFVASGFEHSIANMFMIPMGIVIRNFASPEFWTAIGSNPESFSHLTIMNFITDNLIPVTIGNIIGGGLLVGLTYWVIYLRGDDHH is encoded by the coding sequence GTGAAAGCTGACAACCCTTTTGATCTTTTACTCCCAGCTGCAATGGCAAAAGTTGCCGAAGAAGCAGGTGTCTATAAAGCAACGAAACACCCGATGAAGACGTTCTATCTGGCGATCACGGCCGGTGTGTTCATCTCAATCGCTTTCGTCTTCTACATCACTGCCACCACCGGTACTGCCGGGATGCCTTTCGGCATGGCCAAACTGATTGGCGGCATTTGCTTCTCGCTGGGTCTGATTCTTTGCGTCATCTGCGGCGCCGACCTCTTCACCTCTACGGTGCTGATTGTTGTGGCGAAAGCCAGCGGAAGAATTACCTGGGGTCAACTGGCGCGCAACTGGCTAAACGTCTATGTTGGTAACCTGATTGGCTGTCTGCTCTTTGTTCTGTTGATGTGGCTCTCTGGCGAGTACATGACCGCCAACGGTGGCTGGGGGCTAAACGTCCTGCAAACCGCTGACCACAAAATGCATCATACATTTATCGAAGCTGTTGCTCTCGGCATCCTCGCAAACCTGATGGTCTGCCTGGCCGTCTGGATGAGCTACTCGGGTCGTAGCCTGATGGACAAAGCCATGATTATGGTTCTGCCGGTTGCGATGTTTGTTGCCAGCGGCTTCGAGCACAGTATTGCGAATATGTTCATGATCCCAATGGGGATTGTTATCCGCAACTTTGCGAGCCCGGAGTTCTGGACTGCGATTGGTTCAAATCCGGAAAGTTTCTCTCACTTGACTATCATGAACTTCATTACTGATAACCTGATCCCTGTCACTATCGGGAACATTATCGGTGGGGGTCTGTTAGTTGGGTTGACATACTGGGTCATTTACCTGCGTGGCGACGACCATCATTAA
- the ycaO gene encoding 30S ribosomal protein S12 methylthiotransferase accessory factor YcaO, with amino-acid sequence MTQTFIPGKDAALEDSIARFQQKLTDLGFNIEEASWLNPVPHVWSVHIRDKDCALCFTNGKGATKKAALASALGEYFERLSTNYFFADFWLGETIANGPFVHYPNEKWFPLTEDDELPEGILDARLRAFYDPDNELTASMLIDLQSGNEDRGICALPFTRQSDEKTVYIPMNIVGNLYVSNGMSAGNTRNEARVQGLSEVFERHIKNRIIAESISLPEIPADVLARYPGVVESIAKLEAEGFPIFAYDGSLGGKYPVICVVLFNPTNGTCFASFGAHPDFGVALERTVTELLQGRSLKDLDVFTPPTFDDEEVAEHTNLETHFIDSSGLISWDMFKQDADYPFVDWSFAGTTEEEFATLMAIFKAEDQDVYIADYEHLGVYACRIIVPGMSDIYPAEDLWLANNSMGAHLRETLLALPGSEWEKEDYLNLIAQLDEEGHDDFTRVRELLGLATGKDNGWYTLRIGELKAMLALAGGDLDQALAWTEWTMEFNQSVFSAERTNYYRCLQTLLLLAQEEDREPLQYLNAFVRMYGADAVEAASAALSGEAPFYGLQAVDSDLKAFPAHQSLLKAYEKLQKAKAAYWSK; translated from the coding sequence ATGACTCAAACGTTTATCCCCGGCAAAGACGCCGCACTGGAAGATTCCATCGCTCGCTTCCAGCAGAAACTGACCGACCTGGGCTTTAATATCGAAGAAGCCTCCTGGCTCAATCCGGTGCCGCATGTCTGGTCCGTGCATATTCGCGATAAAGACTGTGCCCTGTGCTTCACCAACGGTAAAGGCGCAACAAAAAAAGCGGCACTGGCCTCTGCGCTGGGTGAGTATTTTGAGCGTCTGTCCACTAACTATTTCTTCGCTGACTTCTGGCTGGGCGAAACCATCGCTAATGGCCCGTTCGTTCACTATCCGAACGAAAAATGGTTCCCGCTGACCGAAGATGACGAACTGCCGGAAGGCATTCTCGACGCACGCCTGCGTGCGTTCTACGATCCAGATAACGAACTGACTGCCAGCATGCTGATCGATCTGCAGTCCGGTAATGAGGATCGCGGTATCTGCGCCCTGCCGTTTACCCGCCAGTCTGACGAAAAGACCGTTTACATCCCGATGAACATCGTCGGTAACCTGTATGTGTCTAACGGTATGTCCGCCGGTAACACCCGCAATGAAGCGCGCGTGCAGGGTCTGTCTGAAGTCTTCGAACGTCACATCAAAAACCGCATCATCGCCGAATCCATTAGCCTGCCTGAAATTCCGGCAGACGTGCTGGCGCGCTATCCGGGCGTGGTGGAATCCATCGCTAAGCTGGAAGCAGAAGGTTTCCCAATCTTTGCCTATGACGGCTCGCTGGGCGGCAAATATCCCGTTATCTGCGTGGTGCTGTTTAACCCAACCAACGGTACCTGCTTCGCCTCCTTCGGCGCGCACCCGGACTTCGGCGTGGCGCTGGAGCGTACCGTCACCGAGCTGCTGCAGGGCCGTAGCCTGAAAGATCTCGACGTGTTCACCCCACCAACCTTTGACGATGAAGAAGTGGCCGAGCATACCAACCTCGAAACCCACTTCATCGACTCCAGCGGTTTGATCTCCTGGGACATGTTTAAGCAGGATGCAGACTATCCGTTCGTGGACTGGAGTTTTGCCGGTACCACGGAAGAAGAGTTCGCCACGCTGATGGCAATCTTCAAAGCGGAAGACCAGGACGTCTATATTGCTGACTACGAACACCTCGGCGTCTACGCGTGCCGCATTATTGTTCCGGGCATGTCCGACATCTACCCGGCTGAAGATCTGTGGCTGGCAAATAACAGCATGGGCGCGCACCTGCGCGAAACGCTGCTGGCTCTGCCGGGCAGCGAGTGGGAAAAAGAAGATTATCTGAACCTGATCGCCCAACTGGATGAGGAAGGTCACGATGACTTCACCCGCGTGCGTGAACTGCTGGGTCTGGCGACCGGTAAAGACAACGGCTGGTACACCCTGCGTATTGGTGAGTTGAAAGCGATGCTGGCTCTCGCGGGTGGCGATCTGGATCAGGCCCTGGCCTGGACCGAGTGGACCATGGAGTTCAACCAGTCCGTCTTCTCAGCCGAGCGCACCAACTACTACCGCTGTCTTCAGACGCTGTTGCTGCTCGCGCAGGAAGAGGATCGTGAACCTCTGCAGTACCTGAATGCCTTTGTTCGTATGTACGGTGCAGACGCGGTCGAAGCAGCCAGCGCGGCGCTGAGCGGCGAAGCGCCATTCTATGGCCTGCAGGCTGTTGATAGCGATCTGAAAGCCTTCCCGGCGCATCAGTCGCTGCTGAAAGCGTATGAAAAATTACAGAAGGCGAAAGCCGCTTACTGGTCAAAATAA
- a CDS encoding DUF421 domain-containing protein has product MKAFDLQRMAFDKVPPEFLGEVALRSLYTFVLVFLFLKITGRRGVRQMSLFEVLIILTLGSAAGDVAFYDDVPMVPVFIVFVSLALLYRLVMWLMSKSEKLEDFFEGKPVVIVEDGQLAWENVQSANMTEFEFFMELRLNSVEQLGQVRLAIMETNGQISVYYYADDDVKPGLCILPDMLIERFKVVPETGEYACIKCSHVVGMHAGDRQLCPRCANPEWTKVSRAKRIT; this is encoded by the coding sequence ATGAAAGCTTTCGATCTCCAGCGGATGGCGTTTGATAAAGTCCCTCCCGAGTTTTTAGGCGAAGTCGCGCTGCGCAGCCTGTATACCTTTGTACTGGTCTTCCTGTTTCTCAAGATAACCGGCCGTCGCGGCGTGAGGCAGATGTCGCTCTTTGAAGTGTTGATTATCCTGACGCTGGGATCGGCGGCGGGAGATGTCGCGTTTTACGACGATGTGCCGATGGTGCCGGTGTTTATCGTTTTTGTCTCACTGGCGCTTCTTTACCGTCTTGTGATGTGGCTGATGTCGAAAAGCGAAAAGCTGGAAGATTTTTTCGAAGGAAAGCCGGTGGTCATTGTGGAAGACGGGCAGCTAGCCTGGGAAAACGTGCAAAGCGCCAATATGACCGAATTTGAGTTCTTTATGGAGCTGCGTCTGAATAGCGTTGAACAGCTCGGTCAGGTGCGGCTGGCGATCATGGAAACCAACGGGCAGATCAGCGTCTATTACTATGCTGACGATGACGTTAAGCCCGGCCTGTGTATCCTGCCGGATATGTTGATAGAGAGGTTCAAGGTTGTACCTGAAACAGGGGAGTATGCTTGCATAAAATGTAGTCATGTTGTGGGAATGCATGCGGGCGATCGTCAATTGTGCCCCCGCTGTGCAAATCCGGAATGGACGAAGGTTAGCCGAGCCAAACGTATCACCTGA
- the serC gene encoding 3-phosphoserine/phosphohydroxythreonine transaminase, translating into MAQVFNFSSGPAMLPADVLKQAQQELCDWNGLGTSVMEVSHRGKEFIQVAEEAEKDFRDLLNIPSNYKVLFCHGGGRGQFAGIPLNLLGDKTTADYVDAGYWAASAVKEAHKYCTPNVIDAKVTVDGLRGVKPMREWQVSDNAAYLHYCPNETIDGIAIHEEPNFGENVVVTADFSSTILSTPLDVSRYGVIYAGAQKNIGPAGLTIVIVREDLLGKAHKSCPSILDYTVLNDNDSMFNTPPTFAWYLSGLVFKWLKQNGGVAQMDKVNQQKAELLYGVIDKSDFYRNDVAIANRSRMNVPFQLADSNLDKIFLDESFAAGLHALKGHRVVGGMRASIYNAMPLEGVKALTDFMIDFERRHG; encoded by the coding sequence ATGGCTCAAGTCTTTAATTTCAGTTCAGGTCCGGCAATGTTACCGGCAGACGTGCTTAAACAGGCTCAACAGGAGCTGTGTGACTGGAACGGTCTGGGTACGTCGGTGATGGAAGTTAGCCACCGTGGTAAAGAGTTTATTCAGGTGGCTGAAGAGGCAGAAAAGGATTTTCGCGATCTGCTGAACATTCCCTCGAACTACAAAGTATTGTTCTGCCACGGCGGTGGGCGCGGTCAGTTTGCCGGTATCCCGCTCAACCTGCTTGGAGACAAAACTACCGCTGATTATGTGGACGCGGGCTACTGGGCGGCCAGCGCTGTCAAAGAAGCGCATAAGTACTGCACGCCAAATGTCATCGACGCCAAAGTGACCGTTGACGGCCTGCGCGGCGTTAAGCCGATGAGAGAGTGGCAAGTTTCTGATAACGCAGCCTATCTCCACTACTGTCCGAATGAAACCATTGACGGTATCGCCATCCACGAAGAGCCAAACTTTGGTGAAAACGTGGTTGTTACCGCGGACTTCTCTTCGACCATTCTTTCCACGCCGCTGGATGTTAGCCGTTACGGTGTGATCTACGCCGGCGCACAGAAAAATATCGGCCCTGCAGGGCTGACTATCGTAATTGTGCGTGAAGACCTGCTGGGCAAAGCACACAAATCCTGCCCGTCGATTCTCGATTACACCGTGTTGAACGATAACGATTCTATGTTCAACACGCCACCCACGTTTGCCTGGTACCTTTCCGGCCTGGTCTTCAAATGGCTGAAGCAAAACGGCGGCGTGGCGCAGATGGATAAGGTTAACCAGCAGAAGGCTGAACTGCTGTATGGCGTGATCGACAAGAGCGATTTCTACCGTAACGATGTGGCCATCGCTAACCGTTCCCGTATGAACGTGCCGTTCCAGCTGGCCGACAGCAATTTGGATAAAATCTTCCTGGATGAGTCCTTCGCTGCGGGTCTGCACGCGCTGAAAGGCCACCGTGTGGTGGGCGGCATGCGTGCCTCCATCTATAACGCTATGCCGCTTGAAGGCGTCAAAGCGCTGACCGATTTCATGATCGACTTCGAACGTCGTCACGGTTAA
- the aroA gene encoding 3-phosphoshikimate 1-carboxyvinyltransferase encodes MESLTLQPIARVDGTINLPGSKSVSNRALLLAALANGTTVLTNLLDSDDVRHMLNALKALGVHYTLSDDRTRCEVTGNGGALRSAEELELFLGNAGTAMRPLAAALCLGSNNIVLTGEPRMKERPIGHLVDALRQGGAQIDYLEQENYPPLRLRGGFTGGNVEVDGSVSSQFLTALLMTAPLAPQDTVISIKGDLVSKPYIDITLHLMKTFGVEVENQSYQRFVVRGAQQYQSPGNYLVEGDASSASYFLAAGAIKGGTVKVTGIGRNSVQGDIRFADVLEKMGAVVTWGDDFISCTHGELNAIDMDMNHIPDAAMTIATAALFATGTTTLRNIYNWRVKETDRLFAMATELRKVGAEVEEGEDYIRVTPPAKLQFAEIGTYNDHRMAMCFSLVALSDTPVTILDPKCTAKTFPDYFEQLARISTLA; translated from the coding sequence ATGGAATCCCTGACGTTACAACCTATCGCGCGGGTAGATGGCACCATCAATCTGCCTGGTTCAAAAAGTGTCTCGAACCGCGCTCTGCTGCTGGCAGCTCTGGCAAACGGCACCACCGTCCTCACAAACCTGCTGGACAGCGATGACGTACGCCATATGCTCAATGCGCTGAAAGCGTTGGGCGTTCATTACACTCTCTCTGACGATCGTACCCGTTGTGAAGTCACCGGCAACGGTGGCGCATTACGTTCCGCTGAAGAGCTTGAGCTGTTTCTGGGTAATGCGGGTACCGCGATGCGTCCGCTGGCGGCAGCCCTGTGTCTGGGCAGCAACAATATTGTGCTGACCGGCGAACCGCGTATGAAAGAGCGTCCGATTGGCCATCTGGTCGATGCCCTGCGACAGGGCGGCGCGCAGATTGACTATCTTGAGCAGGAAAATTATCCACCACTGCGTCTGCGCGGAGGTTTTACCGGCGGTAACGTCGAGGTGGACGGCAGCGTTTCCAGCCAATTCCTGACGGCACTGCTGATGACCGCGCCGCTGGCACCGCAGGATACGGTTATTAGCATCAAGGGCGACCTGGTTTCTAAACCGTACATTGATATCACGCTGCACCTGATGAAAACCTTCGGCGTTGAGGTGGAAAACCAGTCTTATCAGCGCTTCGTGGTGCGCGGCGCGCAGCAGTACCAGTCTCCGGGCAACTACCTGGTTGAGGGGGATGCGTCATCCGCGTCCTATTTCCTTGCCGCGGGGGCGATTAAAGGCGGTACGGTAAAAGTGACCGGCATTGGGCGCAACAGCGTGCAGGGCGACATCCGTTTCGCTGACGTGCTGGAAAAAATGGGCGCGGTTGTCACCTGGGGTGATGACTTCATCTCCTGTACACACGGCGAGCTGAACGCCATCGACATGGACATGAACCATATCCCGGATGCGGCGATGACCATCGCCACGGCGGCGCTGTTTGCCACAGGGACCACCACGCTGCGTAATATCTACAACTGGCGCGTAAAAGAGACGGACCGCCTGTTCGCGATGGCGACCGAGTTGCGTAAAGTCGGCGCGGAGGTGGAAGAGGGCGAAGACTACATTCGCGTGACCCCGCCGGCAAAACTGCAGTTTGCGGAAATCGGCACCTATAACGACCACCGTATGGCGATGTGCTTCTCGCTGGTGGCGTTGTCCGACACGCCTGTGACCATTCTTGATCCGAAATGTACGGCGAAAACGTTCCCGGACTACTTCGAACAGCTGGCGCGCATTAGCACACTTGCCTGA
- the cmk gene encoding (d)CMP kinase has translation MTALAPVITIDGPSGAGKGTLCKAMAEALQWHLLDSGAIYRVLALAALHHHVDVASEEALVPLAAHLDVRFVSTDGNLEVILEGEDVSGEIRTQEVANAASQVAAFPRVREALLRRQRGFREAPGLIADGRDMGTVVFPDAPVKIFLDASSEERAQRRMLQLQEKGFSVNFDRLLSEIKERDDRDRNRAVAPLVPAEDALVLDSTSLTIEQVIEKALQYARQKLALA, from the coding sequence ATGACGGCACTTGCCCCGGTAATCACCATTGATGGGCCTAGTGGCGCAGGGAAAGGTACTCTGTGCAAAGCGATGGCAGAAGCATTGCAATGGCATCTTTTAGATTCGGGAGCAATCTATCGCGTGCTGGCTCTGGCTGCGCTGCATCATCATGTGGATGTAGCCTCTGAAGAAGCGCTGGTACCGCTGGCTGCGCATCTGGATGTGCGTTTTGTTTCGACTGATGGCAACCTTGAAGTGATCCTGGAAGGAGAGGACGTCAGCGGGGAAATTCGTACTCAGGAAGTCGCTAACGCGGCCTCCCAGGTCGCGGCCTTCCCGCGCGTTCGCGAAGCCTTGCTGCGCCGCCAGCGTGGTTTCCGTGAAGCCCCAGGTCTGATCGCCGACGGACGCGATATGGGAACGGTGGTATTCCCTGATGCGCCAGTGAAAATTTTCCTCGACGCCTCTTCGGAAGAACGTGCGCAACGCCGCATGCTTCAGTTGCAGGAAAAGGGGTTTAGTGTTAACTTTGATCGCCTTTTATCCGAGATAAAAGAGCGCGATGACCGCGATCGTAACCGCGCCGTCGCCCCACTTGTTCCTGCAGAAGATGCATTAGTGCTGGATTCAACCAGTTTAACTATTGAGCAAGTGATTGAAAAAGCGCTACAATATGCGCGCCAAAAACTGGCACTCGCGTAA